In one Pseudomonas sp. Bout1 genomic region, the following are encoded:
- a CDS encoding amino acid permease: MSEANSHSGELKRGLKNRHIQLIALGGAIGTGLFLGSAGVLKSAGPSMILGYAICGFIAFMIMRQLGEMIVEEPVAGSFSHFAHKYWGGFAGFLSGWNCWILYILVGMSELTAVGKYVHYWWPEIPTWVSAAAFFVLITVINLSNVKVFGEAEFWFAIIKVVAIVGMIALGSYLLVSGTGGPQASVSNLWEHGGFFPHGVGGLVMAMAIIMFSFGGLEMLGFTAAEADQPRTVIPKAINQVIYRILIFYIGALVVLLSLTPWDSLLATLNASGDAYSGSPFVQVFSMLGSSAAAHILNFVVLTAALSVYNSGTYCNSRMLLGMAEQGDAPRVLAKIDKRGVPVRAILASAAITLVAVLMNYLIPQHALELLMSLVVATLVINWAMISFSHFKFRQHMDRTGQVPLFKALWYPYGNYLCLAFVVFILGIMLLIPGIQVSVYAIPVWVAFMWVCYGIKNRRKAREGVVLSRG; the protein is encoded by the coding sequence ATGAGTGAAGCCAACTCGCATTCAGGTGAACTGAAGCGCGGCCTGAAAAATCGCCATATCCAACTGATCGCCCTCGGTGGCGCGATTGGTACCGGGTTGTTCCTGGGCTCGGCCGGCGTGCTGAAATCCGCCGGGCCGTCGATGATCCTCGGCTATGCCATCTGCGGCTTTATCGCCTTCATGATCATGCGCCAGTTGGGCGAGATGATCGTCGAAGAACCAGTGGCCGGTTCCTTCAGTCACTTTGCCCACAAATACTGGGGCGGTTTCGCCGGCTTTCTGTCGGGCTGGAACTGCTGGATTTTGTACATCCTGGTGGGCATGTCGGAGCTGACAGCGGTTGGCAAGTACGTGCACTACTGGTGGCCCGAGATTCCGACCTGGGTGTCGGCGGCGGCGTTTTTTGTGCTGATCACTGTGATCAACCTGTCCAACGTCAAGGTCTTCGGCGAGGCTGAGTTCTGGTTTGCGATTATCAAGGTGGTGGCCATCGTCGGGATGATCGCCCTAGGCAGTTATCTGCTGGTGAGCGGCACCGGCGGGCCGCAGGCTTCGGTGAGCAACCTGTGGGAGCACGGTGGCTTCTTTCCCCATGGGGTCGGCGGCCTGGTGATGGCCATGGCGATCATCATGTTCTCGTTTGGCGGCCTGGAGATGCTCGGGTTTACCGCGGCCGAGGCGGATCAGCCGCGCACGGTGATCCCGAAGGCGATCAACCAGGTGATCTACCGGATCCTGATTTTCTACATTGGTGCGCTGGTGGTGCTGCTCTCGTTGACGCCTTGGGACAGCCTGCTGGCAACCCTGAATGCTTCGGGTGACGCGTATAGCGGCAGTCCGTTTGTGCAGGTTTTTTCGATGTTGGGCAGCAGTGCGGCGGCGCATATTCTTAATTTTGTGGTGCTGACGGCGGCGTTGTCGGTCTACAACAGTGGTACCTACTGCAACAGCCGCATGTTGTTGGGGATGGCCGAGCAGGGGGATGCGCCTCGTGTGCTGGCGAAGATCGACAAGCGCGGGGTGCCGGTGAGGGCGATTCTGGCGTCAGCGGCGATTACGCTGGTGGCGGTGTTGATGAATTACCTGATTCCGCAGCATGCGCTGGAGTTGCTGATGTCGCTGGTGGTGGCGACCCTGGTGATTAACTGGGCGATGATCAGTTTTTCGCATTTCAAGTTCAGGCAACATATGGATCGGACGGGGCAGGTGCCATTGTTCAAGGCGCTGTGGTACCCGTATGGCAATTACCTCTGCCTGGCGTTCGTGGTGTTTATTCTTGGCATCATGTTGCTGATCCCGGGGATCCAGGTGTCGGTGTACGCGATTCCGGTTTGGGTGGCGTTCATGTGGGTGTGCTACGGCATCAAGAACAGGCGTAAGGCTCGGGAGGGGGTGGTGTTGAGTCGGGGTTGA